Below is a genomic region from Streptomyces sp. RPA4-2.
CCGAGGCCGAGATGGAGGGCGTGACCACCGACTCGGTCATCAACGCGATCCTCGCCCACGTCCCCGTCCCCCGCTGATGGCACTCACCGGACGCGCCGCTCTCCTGGCTGCCATCGGCACCATCCCCATCGGCATCTGGGAACCGAGCTGGACGGGCATCCTCGCCGTGAACGCCCCTCTGGCGCTGGCCTGCGCCTGCGACGCGGCCCTGGCCGCACCGGTACGCCGGCTCGGTCTGACGCGCTCCGGCGACACCTCGGTACGCCTGGGCGAGACCGCCGACGTCACTCTGAGCGTCACCAACCCCTCGGGCCGCCCGCTGCGCGCCCGCCTCCGCGACGCCTGGCCCCCGAGCAGCTGGGAAGCGGGCACCGAGGTGGCCGCTTCCCGTCACCGTCTGACGGTCCCGCCCGGCGAACGCCGCCGGCTGACGACCCGGCTGCGCCCCACCCGCCGCGGCGACCGGCACGCCGACCGCGTCACGATTCGCTCGTACGGTCCACTCGGTCTGTTCTCCCGCCAGGGCAGCCACAAGGTCCCGTGGACGGTGCGCGTCCTGCCCCCGTTCACCAGCCGCAAGCATCTCCCGTCCAAACTGGCCCGGCTCCGTGAACTCGACGGCCGCACCAGCGTCCTGACCCGCGGAGAGGGCACTGAGTTCGACAGTCTGCGCGAGTACGTTCCCGGCGACGACACCCGGTCCATCGACTGGCGCGCCACGGCCCGCCATTCCACGGTCGCCGTCCGCACCTGGCGTCCCGAACGCGACCGTCACATCCTCCTGGTCCTCGACACGGGCCGCACCTCGGCGGGCCGGGTGGGTGACGCCCCGCGCCTCGATGCTTCCCTGGACGCGGCCCTGCTCCTCGCGGCACTGGCTTTCCGGGCCGGCGACCGTGTGGACCTCCTCGCGTACGACCGCCGGGTACGCGCCCTCGTCCAGGGCCGCGCGGCGGGCGACGTCCTGCCCTCCCTGGTGGCCGCGATGGCCACCCTGGAGCCGGAGCTCGTCGAGACCGACGCACGCGGCCTGACGGCCACTGCGCTCCGTACGGCCCGGCGACGTTCCCTGATCGTCCTGCTGACGACGCTGGACGCGGCCCCGGTCGAGGAAGGTCTGCTCCCCGTCCTCTCCCGTCTCACACAGCGCCATACGGTTCTGGTGGCTTCGGTCGCCGATCCGCACGTCGCCCGCATGGCGGGGGCCCGCGGAAACGCCGACGCCGTGTACGAGGCGGCGGCAGCGGCCCACGCCCAGGCGGAACGCCGTCGCACGGCCGAGCAGTTGATGCGTCATGGGGTCACGGTCGTGGACGCGACTCCGGACGATCTGCCACCCGCTCTCGCGGACGCGTATCTGGCCC
It encodes:
- a CDS encoding DUF58 domain-containing protein encodes the protein MALTGRAALLAAIGTIPIGIWEPSWTGILAVNAPLALACACDAALAAPVRRLGLTRSGDTSVRLGETADVTLSVTNPSGRPLRARLRDAWPPSSWEAGTEVAASRHRLTVPPGERRRLTTRLRPTRRGDRHADRVTIRSYGPLGLFSRQGSHKVPWTVRVLPPFTSRKHLPSKLARLRELDGRTSVLTRGEGTEFDSLREYVPGDDTRSIDWRATARHSTVAVRTWRPERDRHILLVLDTGRTSAGRVGDAPRLDASLDAALLLAALAFRAGDRVDLLAYDRRVRALVQGRAAGDVLPSLVAAMATLEPELVETDARGLTATALRTARRRSLIVLLTTLDAAPVEEGLLPVLSRLTQRHTVLVASVADPHVARMAGARGNADAVYEAAAAAHAQAERRRTAEQLMRHGVTVVDATPDDLPPALADAYLALKAAGRL